A window from Lampris incognitus isolate fLamInc1 chromosome 5, fLamInc1.hap2, whole genome shotgun sequence encodes these proteins:
- the ints12 gene encoding integrator complex subunit 12: MAATVSLELDPIFLKGLSYLHSKSKDSAEKLKALLDESLARGSDSSYRSSLKDMEVTKSSVSKLSLSKQDSKSSSSSSSSSNTSGSSKSSSSEKSKKEAEKRPSEKVRVDLGEVDPPKKPRLEKQENRSSPVTVQTSKDLILPNIHDYDETNADDFAMEMGLACVVCRQMTVTMGNQLVECQECHNLYHQDCHKPQVTDKEVNDPRLVWYCARCTRQMKRMAQKAQKPPQKPAPVVASTAPVVKDTLVKKTELKAKPDTASTFQAFKRTEVKASTTSTNPCITSSSSSSSGLTGWAAFGAKTTPSVSSSSKLSSSGPSGNNKTTTTPSTQKSVGLSGLAGAKSGLGSTKMTGGNNGNGSSQVPLKPPPPLTLGKQTLNRSSSAESQGKASVSGSSGASSPSGSQTSTAGNGASGSNGGGNGNGNGSKAAVGDKAPTSQESQLNALKRLQMVKKKAAQKKLKK; the protein is encoded by the exons ATGGCTGCAACCGTCAGTCTGGAATTGGATCCCATCTTCCTGAAGGGGCTCAGTTACCTCCACTCAAAAAGTAAAGACTCAGCTGAGAAACTCAAAGCTCTGCTGGATGAGTCCTTGGCCAGAGGCAGTGATTCGTCTTACCGCTCATCTCTCAAG GATATGGAGGTGACCAAGAGTTCAGTGTCAAAACTGAGCCTAAGCAAACAGGACTCCAAGTCCTCATCCAGCTCCTCCTCAAGCAGCAACACCAGCGGTAGCAGTAAATCCAGCAGCTCAGAGAAGAGCAAAAAGGAGGCAGAGAAAAGACCCTCTGAAAAG GTCAGGGTTGATCTGGGTGAGGTTGACCCTCCAAAAAAGCCTCGCTTAGAGAAACAGGAAAACCGTTCTTCTCCAGTTACTGTTCAGACAAGCAAAGACCTCATTCTGCCGAACATACATGATTATGATGAGACCAATGCTGATGACTTTGCCATGGAAATGGGTCTTGCTTGTGTGGTTTGCAG GCAGATGACCGTAACTATGGGAAACCAGTTGGTGGAATGCCAAGAGTGTCATAACCTTTACCACCAGGACTGTCACAAGCCTCAGGTGACAGACAAAGAAGTCAATGACCCCCGGCTGGTGTGGTATTGTGCTCGCTGCACTAGGCAGATGAAACGCATG GCCCAGAAAGCCCAGAAACCTCCACAGAagccagctcctgtggttgcatcAACAGCCCCTGTTGTTAAAGACACACTGGTTAAAAAGACTGAGCTTAAAGCAAAGCCCGACACAGCCAGCACCTTTCAAGCTTTCAAAAGAACAGAGGTGAAG GCTTCCACAACATCAACCAACCCCTGCATCACCAGCTCGTCCTCCTCAAGCAGTGGCCTCACCGGCTGGGCTGCTTTTGGGGCCAAGACAACTCCCTCTGTTTCTTCTAGCTCCAAATTAAGTTCTTCAGGTCCCAGTGGTAACAACAAGACCACCACAACTCCCTCCACCCAGAAATCTGTGGGCCTATCTGGGCTAGCAGGAGCAAAGTCAGGACTTGGAAGTACCAAGATGACAGGAGGCAACAACGGAAACGGCTCAAGCCAGGTGCCTCTGAAACCCCCTCCACCCCTTACGCTAGGTAAGCAGACATTGAATCGCTCATCCAGCGCAGAAAGCCAAGGGAAGGCGTCTGTGTCTGGGTCATCAGGGGCCAGCTCCCCTAGCGGGTCCCAAACAAGCACAGCTGGGAATGGTGCTTCAGGGAGCAATGGGGGTGGAAATGGGAATGGGAATGGGTCAAAGGCTGCTGTTGGTGACAAGGCACCCACATCCCAAGAGTCGCAGCTCAACGCCCTGAAGCGCCTGCAAATGGTCAAGAAGAAGGCAGCACAGAAAAAACTGAAGAAATGA